One Mercurialis annua linkage group LG3, ddMerAnnu1.2, whole genome shotgun sequence DNA window includes the following coding sequences:
- the LOC126671619 gene encoding cytochrome P450 726A27-like: MDFQFPILVTFLFIFMLLKIVRKKNSVTDKPPPGPWKLPLIGNIHQVAGHQPHQRLTELAKTYGPVMSFQLGQLSTVIISSSETAQQVLKTHETNFVGRPALLAADIMLYNRSDISFAPYGDHWRFMRKIAVLQLLSAKRVQSFKPVIEEQISSFIDFLYSKGGSPVNLSKTLCALGNSVIAITSIGKKFKKQDEFLRVIDKAIRVSGGFCVADAFPSFKLIGTISGSSSVLNRAHEEADRVLEEVIGEHKADRRAASETEPDNVLDVLLDIQETSENLELPITTDNIKAVILDFFGGAGDTSLVTVEWAMAEMIKNPSTMQKAQEEVRRVFSENGKFNDESLHYLKLVIKETLRLHPPVALIPRESGERYQMNGYDINPKTKILINAWAIGRDSKSWANAEKFDPERFVDSSVNYMGNNFEFVPFGAGKRMCPGIVMAMAIIEPLLARMLLHFQWKLPNGAEPKSLDMADDFGLVVKRKIDLNLIPIPFCCTKDNEEHI, from the exons atggattTCCAATTTCCGATTTTGGTCACCTTCCTCTTCATTTTCATGTTACTAAAGATCGTACGGAAGAAGAATTCCGTCACCGATAAGCCTCCTCCGGGACCCTGGAAGTTACCGTTGATCGGAAACATTCACCAGGTGGCAGGCCATCAACCTCATCAACGGTTGACAGAGTTAGCCAAAACTTACGGACCCGTTATGAGTTTTCAGCTTGGCCAGCTCTCTACAGTCATAATTTCTTCGTCAGAAACAGCTCAACAAGTTCTGAAAACACATGAAACTAACTTCGTCGGAAGACCTGCTCTTCTTGCTGCCGATATCATGCTTTATAATCGTTCCGATATTTCGTTTGCTCCGTATGGCGATCACTGGAGATTCATGAGAAAAATTGCAGTTCTTCAGCTTTTAAGCGCCAAGCGTGTTCAGTCTTTCAAACCCGTCATTGAAGAGCAAATCTCGAGTTTTATCGATTTTCTTTATTCGAAAGGCGGATCGCCTGTTAATTTAAGTAAGACTCTGTGTGCTTTAGGGAATTCTGTCATTGCCATTACTTCCATcggaaagaaattcaagaaacAGGACGAGTTTCTGAGAGTGATCGATAAGGCTATTAGAGTGTCGGGTGGTTTCTGTGTTGCTGATGCTTTTCCGTCTTTTAAACTCATTGGTACGATCAGTGGTTCGAGTTCTGTGCTGAACAGAGCTCATGAAGAAGCAGATCGGGTTCTTGAAGAGGTTATCGGTGAACATAAAGCTGACAGGAGGGCTGCATCTGAGACGGAACCTGACAAtgttcttgatgttcttttgGATATTCAAGAAACAAGTGAAAATCTTGAACTTCCTATAACAACGGACAACATCAAAGCTGTCATTCTT GACTTTTTTGGAGGCGCGGGTGACACATCACTGGTGACGGTTGAATGGGCAATGGCGGAAATGATAAAGAATCCATCGACAATGCAAAAGGCACAAGAAGAAGTGAGACGGGTATTTAGTGAAAATGGAAAATTTAATGATGAAAGCCTTCACTATTTGAAGTTAGTCATCAAAGAAACGCTAAGATTACATCCACCGGTAGCATTGATTCCAAGAGAGAGCGGTGAGAGATATCAGATGAACGGATATGACATTAATCCCAAAACTAAAATTCTGATCAATGCTTGGGCAATCGGAAGGGACTCTAAGTCGTGGGCTAATGCTGAAAAATTTGATCCAGAGAGATTTGTTGATAGTTCGGTTAATTATATGGGAAATAATTTTGAATTCGTCCCGTTTGGTGCCGGAAAAAGGATGTGTCCTGGCATAGTAATGGCTATGGCCATTATTGAGCCTCTGCTTGCGAGAATGTTGCTCCATTTTCAGTGGAAACTTCCCAACGGTGCTGAACCGAAGAGTCTAGACATGGCTGATGATTTTGGTCTTGttgttaaaagaaaaatagatcTAAATTTAATTCCAATCCCATTTTGCTGTACTAAAGACAATGAGGAacatatttaa
- the LOC126671509 gene encoding (S)-N-methylcoclaurine 3'-hydroxylase isozyme 1-like → MQKMDQTPLASTLLSPPYVLLLLLPLVFIIHKYFTSVSSKSRPLPPGPRPWPIIGNIHQIGKNLHISLTHFAKLYGPLISLRLGTRVVVVASSPMAASEILKTHDRLLSARSIQKALPYKICDVDRVAIVWASTCNDRWKSLRALCRTELFSNKAIESQAAMREKKMTEMVEFLSTKQGQVVNLGEVVFTCAFNTIYNLLFSRDLLSFEEEDKNSGLKKVTSRLMELTVAPNIADFYPILSRLDPQGMQKEMSQCMKEIFAAWESHVKERRETHVHGSPIIDFLGVFLANDFDDDQINWLAFELLLAGSETTSTAIEWAMTELLKNKQVMEKACEEVDIEIKLNSMKESDISKLEYLNACVKESLRLHPPVAFLLHRALETCEVMNYTVLKDAQILVNIWAIGRDPSVWEEPLLFNPSRFLSSSVDFKGHDFELIPFGSGRRICVGLPMATRQLHLILATLIHHFDWSLPNGGDFVSLDMTEKFGLTLQKRQPLFLVPSRRRL, encoded by the exons ATGCAGAAGATGGATCAAACACCTTTGGCATCAACCTTGTTATCCCCCCCTTATGTACTTCTTCTTCTACTACCTCTTGTCTTCATCATCCACAAATATTTTACCTCCGTTTCTTCGAAAAGCCGACCTCTTCCTCCAGGTCCGAGGCCATGGCCAATCATAGGAAACATTCATCAAATTGGGAAAAACCTTCATATCTCCCTTACCCATTTTGCCAAACTTTATGGCCCTCTCATTTCACTAAGACTCGGCACTCGAGTCGTCGTTGTCGCCTCTTCTCCTATGGCTGCAAGTGAAATTCTCAAAACTCATGACCGCTTGCTTTCTGCTAGAAGTATACAGAAAGCACTCCCGTATAAGATCTGTGATGTTGATCGTGTAGCCATTGTTTGGGCTTCCACTTGCAATGACAGATGGAAGTCATTGCGGGCCTTGTGCAGGACCGAGCTTTTCTCCAACAAGGCAATCGAATCACAGGCTGCAATGAGGGAGAAGAAAATGACAGAGATGGTGGAGTTTTTGAGTACAAAGCAAGGACAGGTAGTCAATCTTGGTGAGGTTGTGTTTACTTGTGCTTTTAACACGATTTACAATCTTTTATTCTCGAGGGACTTGCTTAGTTTTGAAGAGGAAGATAAGAATAGCGGACTGAAAAAGGTGACATCGAGATTGATGGAGCTGACCGTTGCTCCAAATATAGCTGATTTCTATCCAATATTGTCTAGGTTAGATCCTCAAGGTATGCAAAAGGAGATGTCTCAGTGCATGAAAGAAATCTTTGCAGCTTGGGAAAGTCACGTCAAGGAAAGAAGAGAAACCCATGTCCATGGCTCTCCTATAATTGATTTCTTGGGTGTTTTTCTTGCCAATGATTTTGATGATGATCAGATCAATTGGTTGGCTTTT GAATTGTTGCTAGCAGGCTCAGAAACTACAAGCACAGCAATAGAATGGGCAATGACTGAACTGCTTAAGAACAAACAAGTCATGGAAAAAGCTTGTGAAGAAGTGGATATAGAAATTAAACTTAACTCGATGAAGGAATCTGATATTTCTAAACTCGAGTATCTAAATGCATGTGTAAAGGAATCTCTAAGATTGCATCCTCCTGTTGCATTCCTCCTTCACCGTGCTTTGGAAACATGTGAAGTTATGAATTATACAGTTCTAAAAGATGCTCAAATTTTGGTGAATATATGGGCTATCGGGAGGGATCCCTCAGTTTGGGAAGAGCCGTTGCTGTTCAATCCAAGCAGGTTTCTGAGCTCAAGTGTTGACTTCAAAGGACATGATTTTGAGCTAATCCCATTTGGATCGGGAAGAAGAATTTGTGTTGGACTACCAATGGCTACAAGGCAGCTTCACTTGATTTTGGCCACTTTGATACATCACTTTGATTGGTCTCTTCCAAACGGTGGGGATTTTGTCAGCTTAGATATGACTGAAAAGTTTGGTCTAACATTGCAGAAGCGACAACCTTTGTTTCTCGTTCCCTCAAGACGAAGATTATAG
- the LOC126671511 gene encoding cytochrome P450 726A27-like → MELEITSMSVYTALFIVLILLFIRKKLMSNLSSSTTHLPPGPWSVPVIGNMHQLAFRQPHHRLTELAKSYGPVLRLQLGQVPAVIISSADAAKQVLKLRENQFLERPSLLAAEIMLYNRSDIIFAPYGDHWRQMKKIAILELLTPKRVQSFKSIREEEVSNFIKFLYSKAGEPVNLSRKILSVINCIISVTSTGKVSEKQDEIIRVITDAIAAAGGFSVADAFPSFKLLHLITGMSSKLSRIHRQADEILEEIINEHKANKTESEPHNILDVLLHIQNSGDLEFPLSNDTIKAMILEMFGAASDTSSATLEWTMSEMMKNPYVMEKAQEEVREVFSGKGYVDESEFHKLKYLKMVIKESLRMHPPMALIPRECNEKSTVNGYEIYPKTRVLVNVWAIGRDPNSWADPEQFRPERFLEGSTDFKGNDFELLPFGAGKRMCPGLTMAMANIELILAQLLYHFNWKLPGGANPENFDMAEAFALAITRKVDLHLIPIPYQL, encoded by the coding sequence ATGGAACTGGAAATAACCTCAATGTCAGTTTATACAGCCCTGTTCATTGTTTTGATCCTACTGTTCATACGGAAGAAATTAATGAGTAACCTCTCATCGTCAACTACCCATCTTCCGCCAGGACCTTGGAGCGTACCTGTCATCGGTAACATGCACCAGTTGGCTTTCCGTCAACCCCACCACCGCCTCACAGAGCTGGCCAAGTCTTACGGACCTGTTCTGCGTCTTCAGCTCGGCCAGGTTCCGGCAGTTATCATTTCTTCGGCAGATGCAGCTAAGCAAGTCTTGAAACTACGCGAGAATCAGTTTCTTGAAAGGCCTTCTCTTCTTGCTGCTGAAATTATGCTCTATAATCGTTCGGATATTATATTTGCACCCTATGGAGATCACTGGagacaaatgaaaaaaattgcaATTCTTGAACTTCTTACTCCGAAACGTGTACAATCATTCAAGTCAATTAGGGAAGAAGAAGTCTCAAATTTCATCAAGTTTTTGTATTCCAAAGCTGGAGAGCCAGTGAATCTCAGTAGGAAGATTCTGTCGGttataaattgtattatttCTGTAACATCTACAGGAAAAGTATCCGAAAAACAGGACGAAATCATTCGAGTTATTACGGATGCAATTGCTGCAGCCGGAGGTTTCAGTGTCGCTGATGCGTTTCCGTCGTTTAAATTGCTTCACTTGATTACTGGTATGAGTTCTAAACTCAGCAGGATTCATCGACAAGCAGATGAGATTCTTGAAGAAATCATTAATGAACACAAAGCCAACAAGACAGAGTCTGAACCTCATAATATCCTAGATGTTCTTTTGCATATTCAGAACAGTGGAGATCTTGAATTCCCCTTAAGTAATGACACCATCAAAGCTATGATTCTGGAGATGTTCGGGGCGGCAAGCGACACATCCTCCGCGACTCTCGAATGGACGATGTCGGAAATGATGAAGAACCCTTACGTAATGGAGAAGGCACAAGAGGAAGTGAGGGAAGTGTTCAGCGGTAAAGGATATGTCGATGAATCAGAATTTCATAAATTGAAATATCTGAAGATGGTCATTAAGGAATCACTCAGAATGCATCCACCAATGGCATTGATTCCTAGAGAATGCAATGAGAAATCTACTGTTAATGGATATGAAATATATCCGAAAACTAGAGTTCTCGTCAATGTATGGGCGATCGGAAGAGATCCAAATTCATGGGCCGATCCTGAACAGTTTCGTCCCGAAAGATTTCTCGAGGGCTCAACTGATTTTAAGGGAAATGACTTTGAATTACTTCCATTTGGAGCTGGAAAGAGGATGTGCCCTGGATTAACAATGGCCATGGCTAATATAGAGCTTATACTGGCTCAACTACTTTACCATTTTAATTGGAAACTTCCTGGGGGAGCTAATCCAGAAAATTTTGACATGGCTGAGGCTTTTGCCCTTGCAATTACAAGAAAAGTAGATCTTCACTTGATTCCCATTCCATATCAACTGTAA
- the LOC126671510 gene encoding probable (S)-N-methylcoclaurine 3'-hydroxylase isozyme 2, protein MDNTALTTLFNIFSLPFLLLLLLTLIFIILINHKILTHSSSKRFTPLPPGPKPWPIIGNILHLGKKPHASLAHFAKLHGPLISLRLGSRLLVVASSPTSAAEILKTHDRLFSARTIPAAFPYGDGYLDRVAIVWNPSCSDHWKLLRAMCRTELFSAKAVESQASLREKKVSEMMDFLSKKQGEVVNIGEIVFTTAFNTISNLLFSKDLLSYEDHQGIASGLKNLITTTMELSTAPNIADFYPIFTRLDPQGIKTKMANRLEKMFCVWENDIKKRRQTNKDSPQKDFLDIFLSKGFDDHQINWLVLELFAAGVDTTTTVVEWAMTELLKERAILQNVAEEVDTEIQRSNIKESDISKLEYVNACVKETLRLHPPAPFLIPRRAAETCEVMGYIIPKDSQVLVNVWAIGRDPSVWKDPLRFKPERFVLPNVEFKGHDFQLLPFGSGRRVCPGLAVASRQLVLILASLIHGFDWSVHSSLDMNDRFGITLTKDSPLLVVPKLKRKS, encoded by the exons ATGGATAACACAGCTTTAACAACTCTGTTCAACATCTTTTCTCttccatttcttcttcttcttcttctaactcTCATCTTCATCATCCTAATCAACCACAAAATTCTTACCCATTCGTCTTCAAAACGCTTTACTCCTCTTCCTCCGGGTCCTAAGCCATGGCCTATTATAGGCAACATTCTTCATCTCGGAAAAAAACCTCATGCCTCTCTTGCTCACTTCGCCAAACTTCACGGCCCTCTTATTTCACTAAGACTCGGCTCTCGTCTCCTTGTGGTTGCCTCTTCTCCTACTTCCGCAGCTGAAATTCTCAAAACTCACGATCGTTTATTCTCTGCTAGAACTATACCGGCTGCATTTCCTTACGGAGATGGCTATCTTGACCGTGTAGCCATCGTTTGGAACCCGTCCTGCAGTGATCATTGGAAGCTGTTACGAGCTATGTGCAGGACTGAACTTTTCTCGGCGAAAGCAGTGGAATCGCAAGCCAGTTTGAGGGAAAAGAAAGTGAGTGAAATGATGGATTTTCTGAGTAAAAAACAAGGAGAGGTAGTGAATATTGGAGAAATTGTGTTCACTACAGCTTTCAACACAATTtctaatcttttattttcaaaggaTTTGCTTAGTTATGAAGATCATCAAGGCATAGCTAGTGGTTTGAAAAATCTTATCACTACAACGATGGAGTTGTCTACAGCTCCAAATATTGCTGATTTTTATCCTATTTTCACAAGATTGGATCCTCAGGGCATAAAAACGAAGATGGCGAATCGCCTGGAGAAAATGTTTTGCGTTTGGGAAAATGACATCAAGAAAAGAAGACAAACTAATAAAGATTCGCCACAGAAagattttttagatatttttctttctaaagGATTTGATGATCATCAAATCAATTGGTTGGTTCTT GAACTGTTTGCTGCAGGGGTGGACACTACTACCACAGTAGTAGAATGGGCGATGACTGAGCTACTGAAAGAAAGAGCAATCTTACAAAATGTTGCAGAAGAGGTTGATACAGAAATCCAGCGCAGCAACATAAAAGAATCTGATATTTCTAAGCTCGAGTATGTGAATGCGTGTGTAAAAGAAACATTAAGATTACACCCTCCAGCTCCATTTCTGATTCCACGTCGAGCAGCAGAGACTTGTGAAGTTATGGGCTATATAATTCCAAAGGATTCTCAAGTACTTGTGAATGTTTGGGCAATAGGACGCGATCCATCAGTATGGAAAGATCCGCTTAGGTTTAAACCGGAAAGATTTGTGCTGCCAAATGTGGagtttaaaggtcatgattttcaGTTGTTACCGTTTGGTTCAGGACGAAGGGTGTGTCCAGGACTAGCAGTGGCTTCGAGACAGCTTGTGTTGATCTTAGCCTCTTTGATTCATGGCTTTGATTGGTCTGTTCATTCATCGCTGGATATGAATGATAGATTTGGAATCACACTGACCAAGGATTCGCCTCTTCTTGTCGTTCCTAAACTCAAAAGAAAAAGTTAA
- the LOC126674275 gene encoding probable (S)-N-methylcoclaurine 3'-hydroxylase isozyme 2 codes for MDRTPLPTMLLDLLSPPYVLLLLLPVVFFIHKRITSRYAKRRPLPPGPRPWPIIGNIHQIGKKLHISLTHFSKLHGPLISLRLGTRVVVVASSPMAAKAILKTHDGLLSARSIQTALPYKVYEIDRVAIILAPTCNDKWRSLRTLCRTELFSAKAIESQAAMREEKLREMVEFISRKQGQVVNLSEVVFTCVFNIICNLLFSKDLLSYEDEGRSSVLKKVVSRLFYLFVAPNISDFYPILARLDPQGMQKKLTDCLKEIFAAWENHVKERKETYSHGSTTADFLDVFLANGFDDNQINWLAIELLLAGADTTSTTVEWAMTELLKNKQIMQTARDEVDRETKTNSVKESDISKFEYLNACLKETMRLHPPIGFLGHHAPETCEVMNYTVPKDAQVLVNIYAIGRDPSVWEEPLLFNPSRFLGSNVDFKGNDFELIPFGSGRRICAGMPMAARQLHLILATLIHQFDWSLPDGEDFAELDMSEKFGLTLQKEQPLLLVPTRRRI; via the exons ATGGATAGAACACCTTTGCCGACAATGCTGCTCGACCTATTATCTCCTCCttatgttcttcttcttcttctacccGTCGTCTTCTTCATCCACAAACGTATTACTTCTCGGTACGCGAAAAGGCGACCTCTTCCTCCAGGTCCGAGGCCATGGCCTATCATAGGCAACATTCATCAAATTGGGAAAAAACTTCATATCTCCCTTACTCATTTTTCCAAACTTCATGGCCCTCTCATTTCGCTAAGGCTTGGCACGCGAGTCGTCGTTGTCGCCTCTTCTCCTATGGCTGCAAAAGCAATTCTGAAAACTCATGATGGTTTGCTTTCGGCTAGAAGTATACAAACAGCACTACCCTATAAGGTCTATGAAATAGACCGCGTAGCGATTATTTTGGCGCCCACTTGCAATGATAAATGGAGGTCCTTGCGAACCTTGTGCAGGACCGAGCTTTTCTCCGCCAAAGCCATCGAATCGCAGGCTGCAATGAGGGAGGAGAAATTGAGAGAGATGGTGGAGTTTATTAGTAGAAAGCAAGGGCAAGTTGTGAATCTCAGTGAAGTTGTATTCACTTGTGTTTTTAACATAATTTGTAATCTTTTATTCTCTAAGGACTTGCTTAGTTATGAAGATGAAGGTAGGAGTAGCGTACTGAAAAAGGTAGTATCAAGACTGTTTTATCTGTTCGTTGCTCCGAATATATCCGATTTTTATCCGATATTAGCTCGGTTAGATCCTCAAGGTATGCAAAAGAAGTTGACAGACTGCTTGAAAGAAATCTTTGCAGCCTGGGAAAATCATGTCAAGGAAAGAAAAGAAACCTATAGTCATGGCTCTACCACAGCTGATTTCTTGGATGTTTTTTTAGCTAATGGTTTTGATGATAATCAGATCAATTGGCTGGCCATT GAATTGTTGCTTGCAGGGGCAGATACTACTAGCACAACAGTGGAATGGGCAATGACTGAATTGCTTAAGAACAAACAAATCATGCAAACAGCTCGGGACGAGGTGGATCGAGAAACAAAAACGAACTCAGTTAAAGAATCTGATATTTCTAAATTTGAATATCTAAACGCCTGTCTAAAGGAAACTATGAGATTGCACCCTCCTATTGGATTCCTCGGCCATCACGCTCCAGAAACGTGCGAAGTTATGAATTATACAGTTCCGAAAGACGCTCAGGTATTGGTAAATATATACGCGATTGGGCGGGATCCCTCGGTCTGGGAGGAACCGTTACTGTTTAATCCAAGCAGGTTTTTGGGATCAAATGTAGACTTCAAAGGGAATGATTTTGAGCTAATACCGTTCGGATCAGGACGAAGAATTTGTGCTGGAATGCCAATGGCTGCAAGACAACTTCACTTGATCTTGGCCACTTTAATACATCAGTTTGATTGGTCTCTTCCAGATGGTGAGGACTTTGCCGAGTTAGACATGTCTGAGAAGTTTGGTTTAACATTGCAGAAGGAACAACCTCTGCTTCTTGTTCCCACTAGACGAAGAATATAA
- the LOC126675162 gene encoding terpene synthase 10-like: MSLVSQLSSFLSNNLQLRLRVTRNRVLPFRVQPCTDTIKAAAKLCSDEVIFRRSASYRPSKWDYQFIESLTSEYVGEPYTTRIEELKSEVKTKLERADNDLHELEMIDTLQRLGVAYHFEDEIERALNSIYINPKNCRTKDLYATALEFRLLRQQGYNINQEVFDSFKDEQGKFKACLCDDIKGLVCLYEASFLSVRSDNILDEAKDFARKNLEIYVNEIKINGCNDSAYLFTLASHALELPLHWRMQRSEAMWFIHVYENNVPYDPIILQFAKLDFNMVQAIHQQDLQHATSWWKKMGLGEKLEFVRARPMEGFLWTVGGVFEPEFGYFRRMLTRVGALVTVIDDIYDVYGTLDELRLFTDVVVRWDINAMEQLPHYMKICFLALYNSINEMAFDLLKDQGFDVIPFLKKGWADLCKSYLVEAEWYQNGYKPSMQEYLQNGWISISAPLLLVHAYFTATNQITDEASQCLKGYPEIVRSSSLITRLADDLATSSHEFTRGDNAKAMECYAHENGGSEAEARDHVRALISEEWKKMNEYAIGNTILSQTFIKMAKNLARTSLCMYQFGDGFGAQNLETRNHVISLIIQPIPLS; the protein is encoded by the exons ATGTCTCTGGTGAGTCAGTTGAGTTCATTTCTCTCCAACAATCTGCAACTCAGACTCCGAGTTACTCGTAACCGTGTTCTTCCATTCCGTGTTCAACCATGTACCGATACCATTAAAGCCGCCGCAAAATTGTGTTCTGATGAAGTTATATTCAGGAGATCAGCCAGCTATCGACCTTCCAAATGGGATTATCAATTTATCGAGTCACTAACCAGTGAATATGTG GGAGAACCGTACACCACACGAATCGAGGAGCTGAAATCTGAAGTTAAGACGAAGCTGGAGAGAGCAGACAATGATTTGCATGAACTCGAAATGATCGATACGTTGCAAAGGCTCGGAGTAGCTTACCATTTTGAGGATGAAATTGAAAGAGCACTGAATAGCATTTATATAAACCCTAAGAATTGCAGAACAAAAGACTTGTATGCCACGGCACTGGAATTTAGGCTCCTTAGACAGCAGGGGTATAATATAAATCAAG AAGTGTTTGATAGTTTCAAGGATGAGCAGGGGAAGTTCAAGGCATGCCTCTGTGATGATATAAAGGGACTGGTTTGCCTTTATGAAGCTTCGTTCCTTTCGGTACGAAGCGACAATATCTTAGATGAAGCGAAAGATTTCGCTCGGAAAAATCTCGAAATATATGTAAATGAGATTAAGATTAATGGCTGCAATGACAGTGCATATTTGTTCACGTTGGCAAGCCATGCTCTGGAGCTTCCTCTGCATTGGAGGATGCAGAGGAGTGAAGCCATGTGGTTCATCCatgtttatgaaaataatgtACCTTATGATCCCATAATTCTTCAATTTGCAAAATTGGATTTTAATATGGTTCAAGCTATTCACCAACAAGATCTTCAACATGCTACCAG CTGGTGGAAGAAGATGGGGCTTGGTGAAAAGCTCGAGTTTGTAAGGGCAAGGCCAATGGAGGGGTTCTTATGGACAGTAGGGGGAGTTTTTGAGCCTGAATTTGGATATTTCAGGAGAATGCTAACTAGAGTTGGTGCACTTGTCACGGTTATTGATGATATTTATGATGTTTATGGCACCTTGGATGAACTCCGCCTTTTTACTGATGTAGTCGTAAG ATGGGATATCAATGCCATGGAGCAGCTTCCTCATTACATGAAAATATGTTTTCTTGCTCTCTATAACTCCATCAATGAAATGGCTTTCGATCTTCTTAAGGATCAAGGATTTGACGTCATTCCTTTTCTTAAAAAAGGA TGGGCAGATTTATGCAAATCTTATTTAGTAGAAGCTGAGTGGTACCAGAATGGATATAAACCAAGTATGCAAGAATATTTACAAAATGGCTGGATTTCTATCTCTGCACCTCTGCTCTTAGTCCATGCATATTTTACTGCAACAAATCAAATTACAGATGAAGCATCACAATGCTTAAAGGGATATCCAGAAATTGTTCGATCTTCCTCCTTGATTACAAGACTTGCAGATGATTTAGCAACATCGTCG CATGAATTTACGAGAGGTGATAATGCGAAAGCAATGGAATGTTACGCGCACGAAAATGGAGGTTCGGAAGCAGAAGCGCGAGATCATGTGAGGGCTTTGATTAGTGAAGAAtggaaaaaaatgaatgaatatGCAATTGGAAATACTATCTTGTCGCAGACTTTTATAAAAATGGCAAAGAATCTGGCTAGGACTTCTCTGTGTATGTATCAATTTGGCGATGGATTTGGTGCTCAGAATCTAGAGACTCGAAATCATGTTATTTCTTTGATTATTCAACCTATTCCTCTATCTTAG